A genomic segment from Cyprinus carpio isolate SPL01 chromosome A22, ASM1834038v1, whole genome shotgun sequence encodes:
- the LOC109092420 gene encoding CD276 antigen homolog isoform X2, producing the protein MIARCWVVYLLLHLTCKVSLQNSANKFIRVVGDSVTLPCIYENQHPSTNVLWRFNVSKKVVNIINGNSITEKQDEMFKNRTESFPSEYAKGNYSIELKDLKLTHAGNYTCFLQKTNEEKKIQLFVKEKPEKPTEKPEKPIQNQRNSCMETESLKIMTFLIALLSLFHV; encoded by the exons ATGATAGCAAG ATGCTGGGTCGTTTATTTACTTCTACACCTGACATGCAAAG tGTCTCTGCAGAACTCTGCAAATAAATTTATTCGTGTTGTTGGAGACTCCGTCACTTTGCCATGCATATATGAGAACCAACATCCAAGTACTAATGTATTATGGCGATTCAATGTAAGCAAGAAAGTGGTAAATATTATAAATGGCAATAGCATAACAGAAAAGCAGGATGAAATGTTCAAGAATCGAACAGAAAGTTTCCCTTCAGAGTATGCAAAGGGAAACTACTCAATTGAGCTTAAAGATCTGAAGTTGACTCATGCAGGAAACTACACTTGTTTTTTACAAAAGACAAATGAGGAAAAGAAGATACAGCTTTTTGTCAAAG AAAAGCCTGAAAAGCCAACAGAAAAGCCTGAGAAACCAATTCAAAACCAAAGAAACTCATGCATGGAAACAGAGTCACTGAAGATTATGACTTTCTTAATTGctctactgtcactttttcaTGTCTAA